TCTTTCCGTTCCTGCTTGAATTGCTCTGCCGGCACCTTTATCAGACAGGGAACTGTAGGCGGGGGCCGGGCCGATAGAGGGCACAAATGCAAAGAGGATTAGGTCTTGGTCACTTTATTATTGCTTTTCACTTTCATGCAAAGGAGCCAAGATGTCATCTCTCTGGCTGCTCTGGTTAATAATTAACCGGAGAGaacgctttctctctctcgctctctcgctctctctgcctcctgcTGCTACAGCTGCTATTGGCCCAGCCAGGGCTGCTATCACAGACCTTGCTGGGAGTGAGACAGGCTCTGCTTCAACAGCACAGCACGCAATCCCCACTCCTCAACCCCTGTGCCCTCACTGTACACAACGCCCACGGTTCTGGTTCTCCTACCTGCAGTATTAATCGGTTGACTGAGGGGCAGAGGCTTAATCTGAAATACTGTATAATCTCTCAGGACTATAAACAGTGGGAGATGACCATGTGTCGTCCCTGATCGTGAGGGAGCAGATGTCTATTTGTTTGTTTCATGCTGGTCCGGCTGTGTTCACtcccctgaccctgtctgtcgtgtgtgtgtgtgtgtgtgtgtgtgtgtgtgtgtgtgtgtgtgtgtgtgtgtgtgtgtgtgtgtggtgctgtccCTTCCTCCAGGTGGTTCTTTGGCAAGATCCCCCGTGCCAAGGCAGAGGAGATGTTGAACAAACAGAGGCACGACGGGGCCTTCCTCATCCGAGAGAGTGAGAGTGCGCCAGGggacttctccctctctgtcaagtaagtaaacacacacacgaaAGGTTTAGAAGCCCTGCTATACATATGTTGGGGCGAGGGACTGCTCTGCACACAATGTATTGGGTAACAGACACAAACATCTGCTatgtttctcttctttctcttcctgTGTTTAAATACACTAGCACTTTATTTTTTACCCAGTGTTCTTCTGTGCTGCCCCCTGGTGTCTATGAACATTAACTCCAGCTCACTGACAGTCATTTTACAGCAGGATTTCAGCTCACTCTTTCCAGCTTTGAAACTCTTTGATTTCCCCATGTCTGTTTCCACTCTGCTTTACTTAAAAAGGCTCAATTCAGCAGCCCTCACTGTTATGGTGCTGTAGTGTCTGTATGTAAAGTAGATGGACAATTCAAGATAATGAAAGTGATCACTATGTGACTCCACCCGTCTATTGCCTTCTGAGTACAGAACAggggcggttctagaccatttcaactgggggggccaagctggggccagttgtactgttagaggggccagttacattagacgttattgttgtcatgtcgttttcttcactgcattgcaggcaaaagaccatgttcataatcatcatcgttgccacggTCTAATAACGGATTTTATTACACCTCAGAACCGCTAGTGCAGAACAAGGAGTTTGTCTTAGTAGAGGCTAATCCCCCTGATGGCTGTGGAAGAGGCTGGTTTTTCTCTGTCTGCAGCATTACCACCCATGGGGTCATGACCTGTGTTCACACTGTTATAGAGACAGTCTGTCTTCCTAATGTGTTGCTAAGAGAACATGTCCACATGTATTTCCTTTGGTCGTCGGgatctctcttctctgtcctgtttCAGCAGTTCTGTGTCTGTTGACTGTCTGCTGCTGGCCAGCTACCCATGgttctcttcctctgtcccccgTCTCCTCAGGTTTGGAAATGACGTTCAGCACTTCAAAGTCCTGCGTGATGGGGCAGGAAAGTACTTCCTGTGGGTGGTAAAGTTCAACTCGCTTAACGAGCTGGTGGACTACCACCGCTCCACCTCTGTATCCCGCAACCAGCAGATCTTCCTGCGTGACATTGAGCAGGTCCCCCAGGTGAGAACACATCCCCCTTAACCTTCGTCTCTGGCTCTTTACCAGTGTGGCTTTGTAGGAGACTTAATGGTCACAATGACAAACTAGGTTATTAGTGTAAAATAATAGCTTTGAGAGAGACAGATTGGCCCCAGAGTTGCTGACTCAGTCCCTCATCCTGCCGGCCTAACCTTTGGATGGCATTGGCTCAGTTCACCAACGAGTCACGGTTGGTTCAGAAAACCCAATCAGGGAAGAACCGAGGCTTTGTCCTTTTATCAGACTGTGTTAACATGTCTGGGACTCATGGATTTgttttgctctctttctctctccctgcccacAGCATCCCACATATGTACAGGCGCTCTTTGACTTTGACCCCCAGGAGGATGGCGAGCTGGGCTTCCGACGCGGAGACTTCATCCAGGTCCTGGACAACTCTGACCCTAACTGGTGGAAGGGAGGATGCCACGGGCTGACGGGCATGTTCCCCCGCAACTACGTCACACCAGTCAACCGGAACATGTAAATAAACATCAACAACCaccctataccccccccccctcaacccATCATGAAGACATcaggagcagagagggagaatgcAACAAGGAATTAAAAATGGAGGAGTAGTTCTGTCGAAGGCATCACCTTGTCGGTGGCAGCTGAGCAAAGGCAACTTTTAACACTGAGAATGTTCGCCTCTGTAGTGAACGCTTCAGTCAGAACTGAACTGTCATTGAGGAAAAAACACAGAGAATCTAAGCATAGTGCATCAAAAGTGAAGATAATGAGAATGATTCTATACCTAGACTCCCACAGCtgcttctgtcctctcctctacatctTCACATTCTGCGTTTCTTTTCCTTTTTTGCTGCATGTTTTAATCACCTAAATGAAATACCAATAAATCCTAACGCtgttttaaataaaaatacatgtacaaatattttaaaaaatgattgaaaaaataacaaaaaaatacggAGGTTATCTGCAGCAAGTTACCAAGTCCAAGATCATTGGCATGTGAGCATTGTACATCAGCCCAGGGCTGTATAAATAAATcacctacagtatagagagaaTCCATTTTTTaagaatatatattatatatttgtaTGTGTTTTACCAGTCATCACAAATTGtattgtttcttccatttgtaaattatgttaaaaaaaaaatgttagtcTGGATAAGACCTAGAAGGTCTGGGATTTGCTGAATTGTCAGTATAATTGTCAGTATCATTTTTCCTGGATTATTTGAGGGCTCTCAGATAAAATGGCATGATATTTAAAACGTGAAATAATTTCTTTGTCTGATAAATGAGAGAATAATCTGTTATTTTTAACAAACCCAATCGTGTCAGGAAGCTAACGCTGAGCAGCGAGTAGAGCCATGTATGCTGCATGAGCTGTTGTATTATGAAACCCTGTAAAAGGCCAGCCACCTTTTGAAGCCAATGTATTTATTGCAGCCATTTTACTCTTGGGCCGTGAATGTAGCTGACTGAGTCCATAGACATTGACATGAGGGAAGCAAGGTCGGAGAACTGAACTGCACAACTGCAAGGGATTTCCGAGAAGTCTTGAATTAGTAATGGTGTCAATATAAAATTATATAGAGATGAATGAAATATATGCATATAGTACATAcatattcaaacacacacacgcatacattaACAGTCCCCTCCTTGTTAGACTCACACATAACAAGTAGGTGAGTTGGATAATCACATGATGGCATGAGAAACAGTTTGAGAAAATTAAGTGTCTTTTATGCTAGGAGTTGAGAGATCAGCTTTACCAgtgttgtttttctctctgtctgtggcgTGTCAAGCACTTTTTATGTTAAGCATTTGATTTCTGgtgtttgttttctgtgtgtTTAGTTTCTTTGTTCTCTCTGGATAGTGCCTTTCTCTCTGGTGTTTCAGTGTCTCCGACCTGCTGCTTTGAGCCCCTTTGTGGGGCCCATCAATCCTGCAGTGAGAAACCATGTACATAATCCAACCTGTCCCATCAACTCCACATCTCCTTCCCAACATGGAACTTTTCTTATTTAAGTGTCTCTTGCCTTCTTCCCTGTtgatactgttattttttttgcttcttttttattttatttttttattaattaaaaTGCAATTCTACAAATAAAAAAGAGAGAAACCATGTGGTGTGGTCCATGGATAGGCGCGTAGTTATTTTTTCATCTTGTGATTCAACAAACCTTTTGATGGCTACATTCATCTGTATAGAAATGAATAGCCCATTACCTGGCTTTGCATCTGACAACCTGTAGGGGCTGGGACATGCATTGTTCGGCCATGAATCAGACAGGAATCACAAATAAATACCTATATTGACACATCAGGCTCCCCTGCGTGTCCAATGCCAAGTTCCTGTCCCTCTGGGTGCCATGAACAAGCTTCATTTGAAGAGGAAGCTGATGGCTTTAAGCACAGCCTTTAGTCCTTGGTACATACAGGGGTTTGCTGCCCGGTGAAAATGTACACATTGCATTACCCTCGGTCTGGTGGACTGTCTGCTTTTGTGTTCTGTTATTTTTAGCCCTTGAACACTTCCAACCAATCTGGCCACTTTCTGACTACATTGCGTCACATGCAGGCAGCCTTTCCACTGACGGACTCTTAACAAAACAGCGGACTGGGAACATTAAGTGCTCTCCATCCTCAGTCCATGGAATTCATTGTAGTCTGAGGATGTCATGTACTGTAAGAAGTCTCATCAGATCAGGAGTCTGGAGACATGTAAGTGAGCAGCATGAATATATCAGCCATATTTGATGACGTTGTCCCAGATAGCCAGGGAACTTCACAAACATTTACCAAAACCTGTCTTCTCCAAAAATGTGTCAGACAATTTCCCAGGGTCCCTATCTCCCACCATTTGAGGATCCATTAAATTATCAATTGTCTGTCAAATTTTCTACTAAGGGACTTGCTGGCTTTGAAAACATGGAAACATTTTTATAGATGTTGATGCAATTCACTGTGTGTTATTGCATGATTAAGTGTTTACATCAATTATTAATTGTTTGTTTGCTAAGATGCAACGTACAGTTTCTCTCCGCttagcttggtgtgtgtgtgcgcgtcagtTTATCCATTTGGAGGTGTGGGAGTGTATACAGAGAAATACATATTTGTATTCTCCTTCAGACATCTAGAAgcattgacacacacactgaaataacACGTCATACTTCCTGGGGCCTATTTCATTTGTGGAAATACGTGTGGGGCCTGTGTTTTTGGCACCACTGGCGCATCTTTTTTTACTGTGTCCAATGTACGGGTTTGGCAGGTGGAGGGACTGATTGGATGCTCAGGTTAAACTACAGCAGTAATACGCTACACAAGCCTCAATTGTAGTATGGAGATTAAATTAAACCTGAGGTCCATGGGCACCAGACATTTTCCAACATCCCTGACACCTGTTCAGAGGATCAAGACAATAGATTCATATTGCTGTCGTCTATTGGATTAAAAGTCAAAGGGTAGTGAGTAAGTTAAACAACCAAGTGGGAGGCATCCTGTCACTCACCCTGGGTCACACCAGTTCATGATCCACTATTGGAAGGTAGTATTCGAAGGCAAAACTTTCCAGATCTTTCCACTGCTATTGTTTATGCTGTCATCATATTCAAATAGGAATAACGACACCACTGATGTTCACCCGCTTACTGAACCTCATGCAAATAGTCTGTGAAATGCAAGCATTGGATTCTTTGTACTCCAGTCACCCCGTTACTTATCAGACTGAGATATCTCAATGGTGTACTTTTACATTACCACCATGACACTGTCAAAATGTCTCAATACAATCCAGACTGTCAGATCAAGCATGCCAAAACATGGTGTTTGTTCTACAATGCCTTTAATGGGTACACATAGTTTCCAATATGAAAACAAATCTGTTGTACCCACTACATTAAATCAAACACAGACGCAACTAAAAGGTCTGTGGTAAAGATAATCATCCTTGTATGATTGCAATTCCTGCCTGAAGACAGAAATGTTTATTCTGGTAGACATAATGCATTATCGCCACCTCCTGGCAATTATCATCATCTGAAATTAATTTGTTTTCCTCATGCCACCATTCGTTTCGACCACTGCAAGGCGCTATAATAATGTTAATCTTTTCCCCGTTTTCAATTTATTCGATATAAAAGTATGCATATGGCAATGTTTTCAAAGCTTCTTTTAAAAAATTAcgttaaaatacattttgtaaaAGTGCATCACTACGATAATGGGGTGTAGTGTTTGCGTCCTTACATGTCGGTTGCAAGAATCATTCGAGATGAATTAGTAAATGCTGCCTTTTCCTGTATGAACTCACTGCATTTGTACTCAATTATGACCCGACCACAAGACTGGACAGTGTACTGTATGGATTTTAGCAACAACCTACAAAAAAGTTGACCGTTGTCGGCAGGATTCGAACCTGCGCGGGAAGATCCCAATGGATTtctagtccatcgccttaaccactcggccacgacAACTTAATAATAAGCGTCTCAAAAAATGTGTGTAATCTATATGACAACATGTAACAAGTTTTTATCGAAAGTGTTACAATGGCATGAGGTTgtcgtggccgagtggttaaggcgactATTTTAACATCAGCCGTAACGTGACGATGAGGAACACTCTTggtgttctctcaaccagcttcatgaggaatgcttttccaacagtcttgaagttcctacatatgctgaacacttgttggctgcttttccttcactctgcagtccaatgtatcccaaaccatctcaattgggttgaggtcgggttattgtggaggccaggtcatctgatgcagcactccatcactctcattcttggtcaaatagcccttacacagcctggaggtgtgttttgggtcattgtcctgttgaaaaaaaaatgatagtcccactaaccgcaaaccagatgggatggcgtaccgctgcagaatactgtggtagacattctggttaagtgtgccttgaatgctaaataaatcacagacagtgtcaccagcaaagcccccccacaccatcacaccccctcctcaatgcttcacggtgggaaccacacatgcggagatcatcctttcacaTATTCTgaatctcacaaagacacagtggttggaaccaaaaatctcaaattttgacttaTCAGATCAAAGTACAggtttccacctgtctaatgtccaatgtttgtgtttcttggtccaagcatgtttcttattattattggtgtcctttagtagtgctttctttgcaacaattcgacaatgaaggcctgattcacgtagtctcctctgaacagttgaagttgagatgtgtctgttacttgaactctgtgaagcatttatttgggctgcaatttctgaggctggtaactctaatgaacgtatcctctgcatcagaggtaactctgggtcttcctttcctgtggcggtcctcatgagagtcagtttcataatagagcttgatggtttttgcgactgcgtttaaagaaactttcaaagttcttgacattttcctcattgactgaccttcatgtcttcaagtaatgatggactgtcatttctctttgtttatttggacttgttattttaccaaatagggctatcttctgtataccacgcctaccttgtcacaacacaactgattggctcaaacgcattaagaaggaaagaaattccataaatgaacttttaacaaggcacacctgttaattgaaatgcattccaggtatgATTCCAggtatgattccatatgtgttatttcatagtgttgatgtcttcactattattctacaatgtagaaaaaagttaaataaagaaaagcccttgaatgagtaggtgtgtccaaactgttgactggtagtgtacatcATTGGTTACTACGATAAGGTTATCACACAAAGTCGTGTTATGATGGAGATAAGTCTATGATTGGATACATTGCAACACCAACAAGCCATCTTGTGATATACAGTATGAGTTATACAAATTGGTCAGTGCTATCCGGGATCTTTGGGACAttcctaccctaaaccctaaccttaatcacaAAGGATtaattaccctaaccttaaccatagcCCTTACTTATCCCTAACCAAAGTCAATGGTGTTTGGCGACGTCCCAATGATCCCGTATAGCACGGATCGATACAGATTATAACCTCTTCTGATGATGTGATTTCAGTAATTGTGGTGGAAGATAAGATTGATCATCACCCCTTTCAAATTAAACATAAAAACCCGCATTATCAGACCTTTTGTATTTACCAACGCATACCCTGGcagaatacatttttaaaaattacTTCACTTTTACTCTAGGAGTAAAATCATGGAGGGGTATGAAGGAACATTAAAAAGGAAGGAATATGCTTAAATTGGCAAAATAATAATTGAACATTATAACTTGAGAAATTTTAGAAAATAGCAACAAATGTTagttaaaaaaattgaaaagcaAGATGGAAACAAGCTAGCTATCATATCCTTTTCCCATTTATAGATATTCATAATACACGTTTGTAGCCTACTTGAGAAAACATAATTTCAGTCTTTTTATATTTTGCACTTCGGCAATAATTGCAAACTTCAGTTCAGAGTGCAATGACTCAATGTATATACAAATCACTTTGCCTGTTCAGGTCTACTGTACTGGAAGAACAGTCACCACGTGACATCAGCACCGGGCCTTCGGTCTGTTTTCAGTAGTCGGAGAGGAAGAAAAATGGCGGCTGCGACCGATCAGAAGCGGGACGCCAGCCATTCGTTTTGAGCTTTCTCACGTAAACCGAGACCGGGGCTTTACGGGACTACTTCTTTGGAATCTACGCAAATCAAGCTTTCTGGCGGTACCCGTTTTTCTTGTTTCTGTGAAGGCTAAATAAACGcagaaattgaaattgaaaagaATAGCTTTTATATATAATGAGGGGGAAAAGAGGCAGGCCGCCCAAAACCCTGCGGATGCAGGAGCCTTCATCCGAGCCGGAGCGTGGCTTGAGACCCAGGAGGGAGTTGAGGGCAAAGGGGAGAGGTAGTGCCGAGGTCGATTTTGAGAGTCCCAAGAGGGGAAATAACTCTTCATCTAGGGGCAGGAGGAAAGTGGGATCATCTCGCGGTAGGGGAAGAGgcagaggttgtggtggcagagGAACTAGGGGCAGACGGTCAATCGCTAGATCTGTGGTTTATGATGATCATGAaagtgatgaagatgatgatgctGTGAGTTTGAGATCTGAGGAGGACGAGTTGATAGAGGAAGAGACGATAACAGACGAGGAAGAAGAGGCCCTAAACGTGGAGTCAGACCCGCTTGAGGAAATTCtcgaggaggatgatgatgatgccaGCTACTGTACTGAAAGCAGCTTTCTGAGTCAGAGCACTCATGGCAGCACTCCGGGTAAAACCGCAATATTGATCAAGCTGCTTAGAGAATGTTAGAAAACAATGACATTGTAACTAATTATAATTTGTCTGGGCGTATTTTCATTGGCATTAGTTCTTATAGTGCAGGAAGCTGTATTGTTCAAAATGGAGAATGCACTGACTGTGTATAAAAACAGGCCTAGTTTGAGTTCAAAATTGTTGAGGATGGAATGAAAGCTTTGCATTTAGCGATTTAGGCAGTGCACGAGAGCCGAATTGCACATTTTTGAATTCTGAAACATCTTTAACTAACAGTATTGTGCAAGATGTTATTCTAATTGTGTTTGCTAGTTTTGGATCTGACTTTGCT
This genomic stretch from Salmo trutta chromosome 32, fSalTru1.1, whole genome shotgun sequence harbors:
- the LOC115171377 gene encoding growth factor receptor-bound protein 2, with amino-acid sequence MEAIAKYDFKATADDELSFKRGEVLKVLNEECDQNWYKAELNGKDGFIPKNYIEMKAHPWFFGKIPRAKAEEMLNKQRHDGAFLIRESESAPGDFSLSVKFGNDVQHFKVLRDGAGKYFLWVVKFNSLNELVDYHRSTSVSRNQQIFLRDIEQVPQHPTYVQALFDFDPQEDGELGFRRGDFIQVLDNSDPNWWKGGCHGLTGMFPRNYVTPVNRNM